The following proteins come from a genomic window of Pocillopora verrucosa isolate sample1 chromosome 6, ASM3666991v2, whole genome shotgun sequence:
- the LOC131794187 gene encoding uncharacterized protein has translation MLYIGDVWPFSIIHVVLLVFALSNQVSEAREYINEETRYEAPHRRQCKAPSPSFFAGNRHPEGLPGITRGQEIRQLLPEDPPGTHPYFISLFDPDRNIPFYSAYKVTAQQAPFIGKYSRRDVKRRKFRNPPGVPGLNNAYKRAIQREPLSRGHMNPVAINTFDINFMKATFTLTNTIPQYVASNSGPWQIFEAKIRRYAAGMCGDRARHGTLFLLTGSSEFSLANYLEENGESFHSKVVLDGVNLAIPRAVWTAGCCVWKESNDTKVQRAESFAVISNNARDQKWLNQTEMNVSELEKHLTPPGSPLVDLFPGDQLCRLTENNIKLQ, from the exons ATGCTTTACATAGGAGATGTTTGGCCATTTTCAATTATTCATGTGGTGCTGTTAGTGTTTGCATTATCCAACCAAGTTTCTGAAGCCAGAGAGTATATAAATGAAG AAACTCGTTACGAGGCTCCTCATCGCAGGCAATGTAAGGCCCCGTCGCCATCATTTTTCGCTGGGAACAGACATCCAGAGGGTCTTCCAGGTATCACTCGGGGACAAGAAATTCGTCAGTTACTTCCTGAGGATCCCCCAGGAACTCATCCCTACtttatttcactgtttgacCCGGACAGAAATATCCCCTTTTATTCCGCATACAAAGTGACTGCACAGCAAGCGCCCTTCATTGGAAAATACAGCCGAAGAGacgtaaaaagaagaaaatttaggAATCCTCCAG GTGTCCCTGGTTTGAACAATGCCTACAAAAGAGCGATACAACGAGAGCCTCTCAGCAGGGGGCACATGAATCCTGTCGCCATAAATACATTTGATATAAATTTCATGAAAGCTACATTCACCCTCACTAATACAATCCCACAATACGTTGCATCTAACAGCGGACCTTGGCAGATTTTTGAGGCTAAAATCCGCCGCTACGCTGCAGGTATGTGTGGAGATCGAGCCCGCCATGGAACTTTGTTCTTACTAACCGGATCCTCGGAATTTAGCCTTGCAAATTATCTTGAAGAAAACGGAGAATCATTTCATTCAAAAGTGGTCCTCGATGGTGTAAATCTTGCCATACCCCGTGCTGTCTGGACAGCGGGTTGCTGTGTATGGAAGGAGTCTAACGATACAAAAGTCCAAAGAGCAGAGTCTTTTGCGGTCATTAGTAACAATGCCAGGGATCAAAAATGGCTCAACCAGACTGAAATGAACGTATCGGAGCTGGAGAAACACCTTACACCGCCAGGCTCGCCATTGGTAGATTTGTTCCCTGGGGATCAACTCTGCAGACTTACTGAGAACAATATAAAACTACAATAG
- the LOC131794210 gene encoding fibrous sheath CABYR-binding protein — protein sequence MKMSTVLVLCIVAMCAMDFFVTAGKIEAERRQFGRLARLKGEGMPAERRGETAEAMAAERREQPAEAWVAERREQPAEGMPADRREQPAKAWVAERREQPAEGMPADRREQPAKAWVAERREQPAEAMAAERREQPANAMVAERREQPANAMAAERREQPANAMAAERREQPGERMPGY from the exons ATGAAAATGTCCACAGTTTTGGTGCTTTGTATCGTGGCAATGTGTGCCATGGACTTCTTTGTGACAG CTGGCAAAATTGAGGCTGAGCGAAGACAATTTGGCAGACTCGCGAGATTGAAAG gTGAAGGAATGCCTGCCGAAAGAAGGGGAGAGACAG cTGAAGCAATGGCGGCCGAAAGAAGGGAACAACCAG cTGAAGCATGGGTGGCCGAAAGAAGGGAACAACCAG cTGAAGGAATGCCGGCCGATAGAAGAGAACAACCAG cTAAAGCATGGGTGGCCGAAAGAAGGGAACAACCAG cTGAAGGAATGCCGGCCGATAGAAGAGAACAACCAG cTAAAGCATGGGTGGCCGAAAGAAGGGAACAACCAG cTGAAGCAATGGCGGCCGAAAGAAGGGAACAACCAG cTAATGCAATGGTGGCCGAAAGAAGGGAACAACCAG CTAATGCAATGGCGGCCGAAAGAAGGGAACAACCAG CTAATGCAATGGCGGCCGAAAGAAGGGAACAACCAG GTGAAAGAATGCCGGGCTATTGA